A genomic region of Granulicella sp. L56 contains the following coding sequences:
- a CDS encoding isocitrate/isopropylmalate dehydrogenase family protein, with amino-acid sequence MAKTHKITLIPGDGIGPEVSGAVVKIVEAAGAATGVAFEWHPHAAGAEAFETTGEYIPKALYDSIEENRVALKGPVTTPIGGGFASINVTLRQKFELFANFRPVKSLPGLKTNYPNIDLIIVRENMEDLYAGLEHVVVPGVVQALKIITEKGSTRIAKFAFDYARKHNRKKVHAIHKANIMKLSDGLFLQCCRTVAEGFPEVSYAEHIVDNTCMQLVMNPYQYDILLTENLYGDILSDLCSAFVGGLGLVPGANLGTECAIFEAVHGSAPDIAGKDMANPTALLQSAVLMLHHIGESAAAIRVQDALEQVYWEGKTLTKDVGGTSGTKAFADAVLQAMEMPQTVSA; translated from the coding sequence ATGGCGAAAACTCATAAGATTACGTTGATTCCGGGCGATGGCATTGGCCCGGAGGTCTCAGGCGCGGTGGTAAAGATCGTCGAGGCGGCAGGGGCAGCTACGGGGGTGGCATTTGAATGGCACCCCCATGCTGCTGGAGCAGAGGCGTTCGAGACGACTGGGGAGTACATTCCGAAGGCGCTCTATGACTCGATCGAAGAAAATCGGGTGGCATTAAAAGGTCCGGTGACGACGCCAATCGGCGGTGGTTTTGCTTCGATCAATGTAACCTTGCGCCAGAAATTCGAATTGTTTGCCAACTTCAGGCCGGTCAAGAGTCTTCCCGGCTTGAAGACTAATTATCCCAACATCGATCTGATCATCGTGCGGGAAAACATGGAAGACCTGTATGCCGGACTCGAGCATGTGGTGGTCCCGGGAGTAGTACAGGCGCTGAAGATCATTACCGAGAAAGGCTCGACGCGGATCGCCAAGTTTGCCTTCGACTACGCGAGGAAGCATAACCGGAAGAAGGTCCACGCTATCCACAAGGCGAACATCATGAAGCTGTCGGATGGCCTGTTTCTCCAGTGCTGCCGGACGGTTGCCGAGGGCTTTCCTGAGGTTAGCTATGCGGAGCACATTGTGGACAACACCTGCATGCAACTGGTGATGAACCCTTACCAGTACGACATCCTGCTGACAGAAAATTTGTACGGCGATATCTTGAGCGACCTGTGCAGCGCGTTTGTAGGCGGCCTCGGCCTGGTGCCCGGTGCGAATCTCGGGACGGAGTGCGCCATCTTTGAGGCGGTACACGGCTCAGCCCCGGACATCGCCGGAAAAGACATGGCAAACCCGACGGCATTGCTGCAAAGTGCGGTTCTGATGCTGCATCACATCGGCGAAAGCGCGGCGGCAATTCGCGTACAGGACGCGCTGGAGCAGGTCTATTGGGAAGGCAAGACGTTGACGAAAGATGTCGGCGGAACAAGCGGTACCAAGGCGTTTGCGGATGCGGTGTTGCAGGCGATGGAGATGCCGCAGACAGTATCGGCGTAA
- a CDS encoding carboxypeptidase regulatory-like domain-containing protein, whose amino-acid sequence MKQKLGWLAAGIVMSGMVVGFTGCKPNTPAQTSPETAQTNATPAPAQPAVPLDPTTLGTVSGTVHFAGKAPERISIDMSQDPVCSMMGGDNFAEQYVVHDGKLANVYIYIKSGPPAAMSAPATSVAPVVLDQIGCKYVPHVIAVMRGGSVEFRNSDGTMHNIHTIPEAGTNKEIDISQGPKGAPEVKSFAEPEIMMPVRCNNHPWMNAFINVSVTPFFAVTDANGHFEIKGLPAGTYTLAAVHEKMGEQTMTVTVRPHVTETANFSYSIKK is encoded by the coding sequence ATGAAGCAGAAGTTGGGTTGGCTGGCGGCTGGAATCGTGATGAGTGGCATGGTGGTCGGATTTACAGGCTGCAAGCCGAATACACCGGCTCAAACGAGTCCGGAGACTGCTCAGACAAATGCAACGCCTGCTCCTGCACAACCGGCCGTGCCGCTTGATCCTACAACGCTGGGGACAGTCAGTGGAACAGTACACTTCGCGGGCAAGGCTCCCGAGCGTATCAGCATCGACATGAGCCAGGATCCGGTATGTTCCATGATGGGCGGCGACAACTTCGCCGAGCAGTATGTCGTTCATGACGGCAAGCTGGCGAATGTCTACATCTACATCAAGAGCGGCCCTCCGGCAGCGATGTCTGCCCCTGCCACCTCCGTAGCTCCTGTCGTGCTGGATCAGATTGGCTGCAAATACGTTCCTCATGTGATCGCTGTGATGCGAGGAGGATCGGTCGAATTCCGTAATTCAGACGGAACCATGCATAACATTCACACCATCCCAGAAGCGGGAACTAATAAAGAGATTGATATCTCTCAGGGGCCCAAGGGCGCACCCGAGGTGAAGAGCTTCGCCGAGCCTGAGATCATGATGCCGGTGCGGTGCAACAACCATCCCTGGATGAATGCATTTATCAACGTCTCCGTCACACCGTTTTTCGCCGTAACCGACGCGAATGGTCACTTTGAGATCAAAGGCTTGCCAGCGGGAACCTATACTCTCGCGGCGGTGCACGAGAAGATGGGGGAGCAGACCATGACCGTTACGGTTAGGCCCCATGTAACGGAAACAGCGAATTTTAGCTATTCGATCAAGAAATAG